In Dolichospermum flos-aquae CCAP 1403/13F, the following proteins share a genomic window:
- a CDS encoding ABC transporter ATP-binding protein, whose protein sequence is MIETLEPLIELRGISKTFGNNKVLDNVDLKIYRGQALGIIGPSGTGKSTVLRIIAGLLKPDEGEIYIQGVQRKGLIEDAADPVGIGMVFQQAALFDSLTVEENIGFLLYQHSRLKRSHIRELVNQKLELVGLADISHLYPSELSGGMRKRVSFARAIMSNPQRPTDSPEVLLYDEPTAGLDPIASTVIEDLIRDLQHTQGVCSTYSIVTHQDSTIRRTSDQIVFLYQGKVQWQGTVVALDHTENPLIRQFMSGSVHGPIQVAG, encoded by the coding sequence ATGATAGAAACATTAGAACCATTAATTGAATTAAGAGGTATTTCTAAAACTTTTGGCAATAACAAAGTTTTAGATAATGTGGATTTAAAGATATATCGAGGCCAAGCATTAGGGATTATTGGACCATCGGGAACTGGTAAATCAACGGTTTTGCGGATTATAGCCGGATTATTAAAACCCGATGAGGGAGAAATTTATATTCAAGGGGTACAACGAAAAGGTTTAATAGAAGATGCTGCTGACCCTGTGGGGATTGGGATGGTATTTCAGCAAGCGGCCTTATTCGACTCCTTGACAGTCGAAGAGAACATTGGATTTCTACTTTATCAACATTCTCGACTCAAGCGATCGCATATTCGGGAATTAGTCAATCAAAAACTAGAATTGGTAGGACTAGCAGATATTAGTCACCTTTACCCGTCAGAACTTTCTGGAGGAATGCGAAAAAGAGTCAGTTTTGCCCGTGCTATTATGTCCAATCCTCAACGTCCTACAGATAGTCCAGAGGTTTTATTATACGATGAACCTACAGCCGGATTAGATCCCATTGCCTCAACGGTAATTGAGGACTTAATCCGTGACTTGCAACATACACAAGGAGTCTGTAGTACCTACTCCATTGTGACTCACCAAGATAGTACAATTCGGCGGACATCGGATCAAATAGTCTTTCTTTATCAAGGAAAAGTGCAATGGCAAGGTACAGTAGTTGCCTTAGATCACACAGAAAATCCCTTAATTAGACAATTTATGAGTGGAAGTGTACATGGACCCATTCAAGTAGCTGGTTAA
- a CDS encoding chlorophyll a/b-binding protein, with protein sequence MTQQQPTITPKLEQPKFGFNEYAERLNGRAAMIGFVLMVIIEYATNQGVIAWLGLK encoded by the coding sequence ATGACACAACAACAACCAACTATTACCCCTAAATTAGAACAACCTAAGTTTGGTTTTAATGAATATGCCGAGCGTTTAAATGGCAGAGCGGCTATGATTGGCTTTGTTTTAATGGTGATAATCGAATATGCTACCAATCAAGGTGTAATTGCATGGCTCGGTTTGAAGTAG
- the ald gene encoding alanine dehydrogenase: MEIGVPKETKDQEFRVGLSPSSVRVLRENGNNIFVESEAGTVAGFTDEDYRNAGAEIVDKADAAWNRELVVKVKEPLVSEYKFLQKGQLLFTYLHLAANRQLTEHLIDCGTCAIAYETVEQPGANKLPLLTPMSIVAGRLAVQFGARFLESQQGGRGVLLGGIPGVKAGKVVILGGGVVGTEAAKIAVGMGAMVQILDVNVERLSYLETLFGSRVELLYSNSAHIEAAVKDADLLIGAVLIPGKKAPILVSRALVKQMRPGSVIVDVAVDQGGCVETLHPTSHTKPVYIDEGVVHYGVPNMPGAVPWTSTQALNNSTLPYTVQLANLGLKALDINPALAKGLNVQNHRLVHPAVQEVFPDLVE; encoded by the coding sequence ATGGAAATTGGTGTTCCCAAGGAAACTAAAGATCAAGAATTTCGGGTAGGTTTAAGTCCTTCCAGTGTTCGGGTATTACGAGAAAATGGTAATAATATTTTTGTAGAAAGTGAAGCTGGTACGGTTGCGGGATTTACTGATGAAGACTACCGTAATGCTGGAGCAGAAATTGTAGATAAAGCCGATGCTGCTTGGAATCGGGAGTTAGTTGTTAAGGTAAAAGAGCCTTTAGTAAGCGAGTATAAATTCTTGCAGAAAGGACAATTGTTATTTACTTATTTACATTTAGCTGCAAATCGTCAACTAACAGAACATTTAATTGATTGTGGCACTTGTGCGATCGCTTATGAAACCGTAGAACAACCGGGAGCAAATAAACTCCCCTTACTCACCCCCATGAGTATTGTTGCTGGTCGGTTAGCCGTACAATTTGGCGCAAGATTCCTAGAAAGTCAACAAGGAGGAAGAGGCGTACTTTTAGGAGGTATCCCCGGAGTCAAAGCCGGTAAAGTCGTGATTTTAGGTGGTGGTGTAGTCGGTACAGAAGCCGCAAAAATCGCCGTCGGTATGGGTGCAATGGTGCAAATATTAGATGTCAACGTGGAACGCCTATCTTACCTAGAAACCCTCTTTGGTTCGAGAGTAGAACTACTTTACAGCAATTCCGCCCATATTGAAGCCGCAGTTAAAGATGCAGATTTACTGATTGGTGCAGTTTTAATTCCTGGTAAAAAAGCCCCCATTCTAGTATCTCGTGCATTAGTTAAACAAATGCGTCCTGGTTCAGTGATTGTAGATGTCGCTGTAGACCAAGGTGGTTGCGTGGAAACATTACACCCCACATCTCACACCAAACCAGTATACATTGATGAGGGAGTAGTGCATTATGGAGTTCCTAATATGCCAGGAGCAGTGCCTTGGACATCCACACAAGCCCTCAACAACAGCACCTTACCCTATACTGTCCAGTTAGCAAACCTGGGACTTAAAGCTTTAGACATTAACCCAGCCTTAGCAAAAGGTTTAAACGTCCAAAATCATCGGCTTGTACATCCTGCTGTCCAAGAAGTCTTCCCCGATTTAGTTGAGTAA
- a CDS encoding MlaD family protein, protein MRGLISSFTSARTWREGSVGLLLLLGLGAFGVILLWLNRITPGQTSYQATIEFANAGGMQKGSAVRFRGVKVGTITNVKPGSNAIDVEIQINSPDLIIPSNSIIEANQSGLISENIIDITPKGDLPGKVTAKPLDKDCNSSLIICNGSRLKGEIGISVDELMRQSTIFAAQYSSEKFYKNVNRTLETSANAAANIADLTKDLQGLSKTFKGQIGVFSDTAATLQRSTVQLTATTTKTANQLGETSKDFSTTAKQASRLLTNLDNLITTNRSSLVGTLNSMTETSNQLRQTITSLSPAINRLTQGKLLNNLETLSANAAEASANLKDASKTLNDPKNIVLLQQTLDAARATFENTQKITADLDELTGDPKFRQNMLRLVNGLSKLVSSSKDIQEKTKVAVTLDSLKADANQSKVVITAPVPQKPASVVEQSRNLLITPPPKTLEKVEITTQPISEPPNSSQEQLLQQLRDYREQGAGDRE, encoded by the coding sequence ATGCGAGGTCTAATTAGCAGCTTCACATCTGCACGTACATGGAGAGAAGGTTCTGTAGGATTGTTGCTCCTGCTAGGGTTAGGCGCATTTGGAGTAATTTTACTGTGGTTGAATAGAATCACCCCCGGCCAAACTTCTTATCAAGCAACCATCGAATTTGCTAACGCGGGGGGAATGCAAAAGGGTTCAGCAGTGCGTTTTCGGGGTGTGAAAGTGGGGACTATCACCAATGTTAAACCCGGCTCAAATGCGATTGATGTCGAAATTCAAATTAACTCCCCTGATTTAATAATTCCCAGTAATTCGATCATTGAAGCCAATCAAAGTGGATTAATTAGCGAAAATATTATTGACATTACACCAAAAGGAGATTTACCTGGGAAGGTAACCGCTAAACCCCTAGATAAAGACTGTAATTCCAGCCTAATTATTTGTAATGGTTCTCGCTTAAAAGGTGAAATTGGCATCAGTGTTGATGAACTGATGCGACAATCAACTATTTTTGCGGCTCAGTACAGTAGTGAAAAGTTCTATAAAAATGTGAATCGTACGTTAGAAACCTCGGCTAATGCTGCTGCTAATATCGCTGATTTGACGAAGGATTTGCAAGGGTTGAGCAAAACCTTCAAAGGACAAATAGGTGTATTTTCAGATACAGCAGCTACATTACAACGTTCGACAGTCCAATTAACTGCAACCACAACCAAAACAGCGAATCAATTAGGCGAAACATCTAAAGACTTTAGTACAACAGCCAAACAAGCAAGTCGCTTACTAACAAATTTAGATAATCTCATCACTACTAATCGTTCTTCTTTAGTTGGTACTTTGAATAGTATGACGGAAACCAGTAACCAACTTAGGCAAACAATTACTAGTTTATCACCGGCGATTAACCGCTTAACCCAAGGAAAATTATTAAATAACCTAGAAACCCTATCTGCAAATGCAGCCGAAGCTTCTGCGAATTTAAAAGATGCTTCTAAAACTTTAAATGATCCAAAAAACATTGTTTTACTGCAACAAACTTTAGATGCAGCTAGAGCAACATTTGAAAATACCCAAAAAATTACCGCTGATTTAGATGAATTAACAGGCGATCCTAAGTTCCGTCAAAATATGCTGCGATTGGTAAATGGTCTGAGTAAATTAGTTTCTTCTAGCAAAGACATCCAGGAAAAAACCAAGGTAGCTGTAACTCTAGATTCTCTCAAAGCTGATGCTAATCAATCAAAGGTAGTAATTACCGCACCCGTTCCCCAAAAACCAGCGTCAGTAGTTGAGCAAAGTCGAAACTTACTAATTACTCCCCCACCCAAAACCCTGGAGAAAGTAGAAATAACCACCCAACCTATCTCCGAACCACCCAATTCATCCCAAGAACAACTCCTCCAACAACTCCGAGATTATCGAGAACAGGGAGCAGGGGACAGGGAGTAG
- a CDS encoding ATP-dependent Clp protease ATP-binding subunit, translating into MFEHFTSEAIRVIMLAQEEARRLGHNFVGTEQILLGLMGEGTGVAAKVLAELGVTLKEARREVEKIIGRGSGFVPPEIPFTPKVKSLFEQSFREAHGLGHNYINTEHLLLGLTEAGEGVAAKVLQNLGVDLPVIRSAVMSRLGEDTAVVTGGRSNSQRNQNLSIEAFGRNLTKLAQDGRLDPVVGRQKEIERTVQILGRRTKNNPVLIGEPGVGKTAIAEGLAQRIINQDVPEILLDKQVISLDMGSVVAGTRFRGDFEERLKKIMEEVRSAGNIILVIDEIHTLVGAGGTEGGLDAANILKPALARGELQCIGATTLDEYRQHIERDAALERRFQPILVGEPSVAETIDILYGLRGAYEQHHRVNITDEAVVAAAELADRYISDRFLPDKAIDLIDEAGSRVRLRHSHIANNKELKRELTTATKAKSEAIRVQDFSKAGKLRIQELELQTRLDLEENQETVNAPLVNEEDIAQIVASWTGVPVNKLTESESELLLHLEDTLHTRLIGQEQAVTSVSRAIRRARVGLKSPNRPIASFIFSGPTGVGKTELAKALAAYFFGDEESMVRLDMSEYMESHNVSKLIGSPPGYVGYDEGGQLTEAVRRKPYTVLLFDEIEKAHPDVFNMLLQILDDGHLTDAKGRKVDFKNTLIILTSNIGSKVIEKGGSSLGFEFDNAAEASYHRIRNLVNEELKAYFRPEFLNRVDDIIVFTQLNKDEVKQIAEIMLRDVGSRLKEKNITLEVTEAFKEKVVQEGYDPSYGARPLRRAIVRLLEDSLVEAILSGEIADGDKAIVDVDDDGQVKVRKSETRELLLTNVG; encoded by the coding sequence ATGTTTGAACACTTCACTTCCGAAGCCATTAGGGTAATTATGTTAGCCCAGGAGGAAGCACGACGACTGGGACACAACTTTGTAGGAACAGAACAAATTCTCCTGGGTCTAATGGGAGAAGGAACAGGTGTTGCTGCTAAGGTGCTGGCTGAGTTGGGTGTTACCCTGAAAGAAGCCCGTCGGGAAGTAGAAAAAATAATTGGCCGGGGTTCTGGGTTTGTCCCACCGGAAATTCCTTTTACCCCGAAAGTAAAAAGCCTGTTTGAGCAATCTTTCCGAGAAGCTCACGGTCTTGGACATAATTACATAAACACTGAACACTTATTATTAGGTTTAACTGAGGCTGGTGAAGGAGTCGCCGCCAAAGTATTACAAAATCTAGGAGTGGATTTACCAGTTATCCGTTCCGCTGTGATGAGCCGATTGGGTGAAGATACAGCGGTTGTCACTGGTGGTAGAAGTAATTCCCAGCGCAATCAAAATTTATCCATAGAGGCGTTTGGCAGAAATCTCACCAAACTGGCTCAGGATGGCAGGCTAGACCCGGTAGTTGGTCGCCAGAAGGAAATTGAAAGAACTGTGCAAATTCTCGGTCGGAGAACCAAAAATAACCCGGTTTTAATTGGAGAACCAGGGGTTGGTAAAACAGCGATCGCTGAAGGTTTAGCGCAACGTATTATCAATCAAGATGTCCCCGAAATTTTACTTGATAAGCAAGTAATTAGTTTGGATATGGGGTCTGTGGTAGCGGGAACTCGTTTCCGGGGTGATTTTGAGGAACGCCTCAAAAAAATCATGGAGGAAGTCCGCAGCGCCGGAAACATCATCTTAGTGATTGATGAAATTCATACCTTAGTGGGTGCAGGTGGCACAGAAGGCGGTTTGGATGCAGCTAATATCCTGAAACCGGCTTTAGCACGGGGTGAACTCCAGTGCATTGGTGCTACTACCTTAGATGAATATCGTCAGCACATCGAGCGTGATGCGGCTTTAGAGCGGCGTTTCCAGCCAATTTTGGTGGGAGAACCATCGGTAGCCGAAACTATTGATATTCTCTATGGTTTACGCGGTGCTTATGAACAGCATCATAGAGTCAATATTACGGATGAAGCAGTAGTTGCGGCGGCTGAATTGGCAGATCGTTATATTAGCGATCGCTTTCTACCCGACAAAGCCATTGACTTGATTGATGAAGCTGGTTCTCGCGTGCGTTTACGTCACTCGCACATTGCGAATAACAAAGAACTCAAACGGGAATTAACCACCGCTACCAAAGCCAAATCGGAAGCCATTAGAGTTCAAGATTTTAGCAAAGCTGGTAAATTGCGGATACAAGAATTAGAACTACAAACCAGACTTGATTTAGAAGAAAATCAGGAAACTGTCAACGCTCCCCTTGTCAACGAAGAAGACATTGCTCAAATTGTCGCTTCTTGGACTGGTGTTCCCGTTAACAAACTGACTGAATCTGAATCTGAATTACTTTTACATCTTGAAGACACTTTACATACAAGATTGATTGGACAAGAACAAGCAGTTACATCGGTTTCTCGCGCTATTCGTCGCGCCCGTGTCGGCTTAAAAAGTCCTAATCGTCCCATTGCTAGTTTTATCTTTTCTGGACCAACTGGTGTCGGGAAAACCGAATTAGCTAAAGCCTTAGCGGCTTACTTCTTCGGGGATGAAGAATCAATGGTACGTTTAGATATGTCCGAATACATGGAAAGCCACAACGTTTCCAAGTTGATTGGTTCACCTCCTGGTTATGTAGGATACGATGAAGGCGGACAATTAACGGAAGCTGTACGGCGCAAACCCTACACAGTGTTGCTATTCGACGAAATCGAAAAAGCGCATCCCGATGTATTCAATATGCTGCTGCAAATCTTGGATGACGGTCATCTTACGGATGCGAAAGGTCGGAAAGTAGACTTCAAGAATACATTAATTATCTTGACTTCTAACATTGGTTCTAAGGTAATTGAAAAAGGTGGTAGTAGCTTAGGGTTTGAGTTTGATAATGCAGCAGAAGCTAGTTATCATCGGATTCGTAACTTGGTTAACGAAGAACTCAAAGCATATTTCCGTCCCGAATTCCTCAACCGTGTTGATGATATTATCGTCTTCACTCAACTCAACAAAGATGAGGTCAAGCAAATTGCTGAAATCATGCTGCGTGATGTTGGTAGTCGTCTCAAAGAGAAGAATATCACTTTAGAAGTGACTGAAGCTTTTAAAGAGAAGGTTGTCCAAGAAGGCTATGATCCTAGCTACGGTGCTAGACCATTACGCCGCGCTATTGTGCGTCTGTTGGAAGATTCTTTGGTTGAAGCGATCTTGTCTGGGGAAATTGCAGATGGAGATAAGGCTATTGTGGATGTAGATGATGATGGCCAGGTAAAGGTTAGAAAGTCGGAAACCCGTGAGTTGTTATTAACTAATGTTGGTTAA
- a CDS encoding MAPEG family protein, which produces MSPYPSLVTVSALILYFVVTINVGIARAKYQVPVPQTTGNLDFERVLRVQQNTLEQLALFIPALWLFSIYVSPIWGSALGAAWIVGRIAYAWGYYQAAEKRGPGFAISSLSGMVLILGSLVGIILSMVK; this is translated from the coding sequence ATGTCTCCTTATCCAAGTTTAGTAACTGTTTCCGCACTTATATTATATTTTGTAGTCACAATTAATGTTGGTATAGCCAGAGCTAAATATCAAGTCCCCGTACCGCAAACTACAGGAAACCTCGATTTTGAAAGAGTGCTAAGGGTACAACAAAATACCTTGGAACAACTAGCTTTATTTATTCCGGCTTTATGGTTGTTTTCTATTTACGTTAGTCCTATTTGGGGTTCTGCTCTCGGTGCAGCTTGGATAGTAGGAAGAATTGCTTATGCTTGGGGATATTATCAAGCTGCTGAAAAACGCGGTCCTGGTTTTGCAATTAGTTCTCTCAGCGGTATGGTGCTAATTCTTGGTTCGCTGGTGGGGATTATTTTATCTATGGTGAAATAA
- a CDS encoding DUF3288 family protein, with the protein MTEISGGKDQQHPLYNRDRPLIDILLAQDATDYNLSELARLKIRYQGFPGARDIQSNLDKVLQRWGLTETELFAKTRQIHDIGGIYKSQGKKDEQDWN; encoded by the coding sequence GTGACAGAAATTTCCGGCGGTAAAGACCAACAACATCCACTCTACAACCGCGATCGCCCCCTTATTGATATTTTACTCGCTCAAGACGCAACCGATTACAATTTATCAGAATTGGCTAGACTAAAAATTCGCTATCAAGGTTTTCCGGGAGCGCGGGACATCCAAAGCAACTTAGATAAAGTTTTGCAACGCTGGGGTTTAACGGAAACTGAACTATTTGCAAAAACCCGTCAAATCCATGATATCGGCGGAATTTACAAAAGTCAGGGCAAAAAAGACGAGCAGGATTGGAATTAG
- a CDS encoding sensor histidine kinase, producing the protein MTLSLVVICSLCFIIERQGVKQEHIKSLEASLAQEKKIGELKVQLFSMISHEFRTPLSVILLSSQLLREILVDLVDKKELKNLDRIQSSAKLINHLLTDILTLTRAEAGELDYKPQLINVENFCLNLLEDVQMFSHTNHIIKFIKHGQSFRANLDEKLLYSILSNLLLNAIKYSSSGGSISLVLNSQPDTTIFQVIDEGIGISPAEQARLYEPFFRSQNVEGIVGTGLGLPIVKKCVERHQGEILVESKVGVGTTFTVKIPLTYL; encoded by the coding sequence TTGACTTTAAGCCTGGTTGTGATTTGCAGTTTATGTTTTATCATCGAGCGTCAAGGAGTAAAACAAGAACACATTAAATCCTTGGAAGCTTCCCTTGCTCAAGAAAAAAAAATTGGTGAATTAAAGGTTCAGCTATTTTCTATGATTTCCCATGAATTTCGTACACCTTTAAGTGTAATATTGCTTTCATCTCAGTTATTACGGGAAATTCTGGTGGATTTGGTGGATAAAAAGGAATTAAAAAATCTTGATCGCATTCAGTCTTCAGCAAAGTTGATCAATCACCTATTAACAGATATATTAACTTTGACTAGAGCCGAAGCAGGTGAACTAGATTATAAACCTCAATTAATCAATGTGGAAAACTTTTGTTTGAATCTGCTGGAAGATGTGCAGATGTTTAGTCACACAAATCATATTATAAAGTTCATCAAGCATGGTCAATCTTTTCGTGCTAATCTAGATGAAAAATTGTTGTACTCTATTCTTAGCAATTTGCTTTTAAATGCCATCAAATATTCGTCATCTGGAGGTAGTATATCCTTGGTTTTGAATTCTCAACCAGATACTACTATCTTTCAGGTGATAGATGAAGGTATAGGCATTTCTCCAGCGGAACAGGCTAGGCTTTATGAGCCTTTTTTTCGATCTCAAAATGTTGAAGGTATTGTCGGAACTGGGTTAGGATTACCAATTGTTAAGAAATGTGTAGAAAGACACCAGGGAGAAATTTTGGTGGAAAGTAAAGTTGGAGTAGGAACAACTTTTACTGTAAAAATTCCTCTAACATACCTCTAA